The Kogia breviceps isolate mKogBre1 chromosome 4, mKogBre1 haplotype 1, whole genome shotgun sequence genome window below encodes:
- the FAM193B gene encoding protein FAM193B isoform X1, producing the protein MTRRRSRPSGGAGRRERARAAGPQKPQAPEPPPPPSLEAGAGAGPPEAPAEPYRDGPREEDDPSLAPGPQVPPTSNQSVQTCCLLCHRERKGWEEGPSQNGLVLQGEKLPPDFMPKLVKNLLGEMPLWVCQSCRKSMEEDERQTGREHAVAISLSHTSCKSQSCGGDSHSSSSSSSSSSSSSSSCHGNSGDWDPSSFLSAHKLSGLWNSPHSSGAVPGSSLGSPPSIPGEVFPISEHHRHSDLTAPPNSPTGHHPQPALLIPSHPGSFGSPPHPHLLPTTPAAPFPAQVSECPIAVAAAPHTPGPCQSPHLPSTSMPLLKMPPPFSGCSHPCSGHCSGHCNGPLLPPPSSQQLTSTHSRDPGCKGHKFTHSGLTCQLPQPCEADEGLGEEEDSSSERSSCTSSSTHQRDGKFCDCCYCEFFGHNAPPAAPTSRNYTEIREKLRSRLTRRKEELPMKGGALGGIPGEPAVDHRDVDELLEFINSTEPKVPNSARAAKRARHKLKKKEKEKAQLAAEALKQANRSVSGSRELRPARERLLKWPDQELDRVNSFLSSRLQEIKNTVKDSICASFSVCELSMNSNDFTKEGAAEPEPQSLAPSNLNGSSEQRPDINLDLSPLTLGSPQNHMLHAPGEPAPQWAEMRSLHPPWTEVRGPPPGIPENGLVRRLNTVPNLSRVIWVKTPKPGNPSSEELSVKEVPGCKQELPEPVASGGKPRKGKRQGSQAKKSKVSPAPQSPACLETPSAKGQTPSPKQPSKAPEPPRVDSCAKAGEGSQGTQPGPGWASSPKADKQKGSSWQNWPGEAKARPLEQESVQPPGPARPQSLPQGKARSRRSRNKQEKSASSLDDVFLPKDMDGVEMDETDREVEYFKRFCLDSAKQTRQKVAVNWTNFSLKKTTPSTAQ; encoded by the exons GTTCCCCCCACCTCCAACCAGTCTGTGCAGACTTGCTGCCTGCTGTGTCACCGGGAACGCAAAGGCTGGGAAGAAGGCCCTTCCCAAAATGGACTGGTGTTGCAGGGTGAGAAGCTGCCCCCTGACTTCATGCCAAAGCTCGTCAAGAATCTCCTAGGCGAGATGCCTCTATGGGTCTGCCAGAGTTGCCGAAAGAGCATGGAGGAAGATGAAAGGCAGACAGGTCGAGAACATGCAGTGGCG atCTCCTTGTCACACACATCCTGCAAATCGCAGTCTTGTGGGGGTGACTCTCATTCCTCTTCGTCCTCCTCTTCATCGTCCTCATCCTCGTCCTCCTCCTGCCATGGGAACTCAGGGGACTGGGATCCCAGCTCGTTCCTGTCAGCACATAAGCTCTCGGGCCTCTGGAACTCCCCGCACTCCAGTGGGGCCGTGCCAGGCAGCTCGCTCGGGAGTCCTCCTTCCATCCCTG GTGAGGTTTTCCCCATCTCGGAGCACCACCGGCACTCAGACCTCACTGCTCCACCTAACAGCCCCACCGGCCACCACCCCCAGCCAGCGCTGCTGATCCCATCTCACCCCGGATCCTTTGGCTCACCACCCCACCCGCACCTGCTGCCCACCACCCCGGCAGCACCTTTCCCTGCCCAGGTTTCAGAATGCCCTATTGCCGTGGCTGCTGCCCCCCATACCCCAGGGCCATGTCAGAGCCCCCACCTTCCCTCCACTAGCATGCCGCTCCTGAAGATGCCTCCACCATTCTCGGGTTGCAGCCACCCCTGTAGTGGGCATTGCAGCGGGCACTGCAACGggcccctcctcccaccacccAGCTCTCAGCAGCTCACTAGcactcacag CAGGGACCCTGGGTGCAAGGGGCACAAGTTTACCCATAGTGGCCTGACCTGCCAGCTGCCCCAGCCCTGCGAGGCAGACGAGGGGCTGGGCGAGGAAGAGGACAGCAGCTCAGAGCGTAGCTCCTGCACCTCATCCTCCACCCACCAGAGAGATGGGAAGTTCTGTGACTGCTGCTACTGTGAGTTCTTCGGCCACAATGCG ccacccgcTGCCCCGACGAGTCGGAATTATACCGAGATCCGAGAGAAGCTCCGCTCAAGGCTGACCAGGCGGAAAGAGGAGCTGCCCATGAAGGGGGGCGCCCTGGGCGGGATCCCTGGGGAGCCCGCCGTGGACCACCGAGATGTGGATGAGCTACTGGAATTCATCAACAGCACGGAGCCCAAAGTCCCCAACAGTGCCAGGGCTGCCAAGCGGGCCCGGcacaaactgaaaaagaag GAAAAGGAGAAGGCCCAGTTGGCAGCAGAAGCTCTAAAGCAGGCAAATCGTAGTGTTTCTGGAAGCCGGGAGCTGAGGCCTGCCAGGGAGAGGCTCTTGAAGTGGCCCGATCAGGAGCTGGATCGGGTCAACAGCTTTCTGAGCAGCCGTCTACAGGAGATCAAGAACACTGTCAAGGACTCCATCTGCGCCAGCTTCAGTGTGTGTGAGCTCAGCATGAATAGCAATGACTTCACTAAAGAGGGGGCTGCTGAGCCAGAGCCTCAGAGTCTAGCCCCCTCAAACCTCAATGGCTCCTCAGAGCAACGGCCTGACATTAACCTTGACCTGTCCCCTTTGACTTTGGGCTCCCCTCAGAACCATATGTTACACGCTCCAGGCGAGCCAGCCCCACAATGGGCAGAAATGAGAAGTCTCCACCCACCATGGACAGAGGTGAGGGGCCCCCCTCCTGGTATCCCTGAGAATGGGTTAGTGAGGAGACTCAACACCGTGCCCAACCTGTCCCGGGTGATCTGGGTCAAGACACCCAAGCCAGGTAACCCTAGCTCTGAGGAGCTAAGTGTAAAGGAGGTCCCTGGTTGCAAGCAGGAGCTGCCTGAGCCTGTGGCCTCAGGTGGCAAGCCACGGAAGGGCAAGAGACAGGGTAGTCAGGCCAAGAAGAGCAAGGTGAGCCCAGCTCCCCAGTCCCCAGCCTGCCTTGAGACTCCCAGTGCCAAGGGCCAGACCCCCAGCCCCAAGCAGCCAAGCAAGGCCCCAGAGCCTCCCAGAGTGGACAGCTGTGCCAAGGCTGGAGAAGGGAGCCAGGGGACCCAACCAGGACCAGGCTGGGCTAGCAGCCCCAAAGCTGACAAGCAGAAGGGCAGCTCCTGGCAGAACTGGCCAGGTGAAGCCAAGGCACGGCCTCTGGAgcaggagtctgtgcagcccccAGGCCCAGCAAGGCCACAGAGCTTGCCACAGGGCAAGGCCCGCAGCCGCCGGAGCCGCAACAAGCAGGAGAAGTCAGCCTCCTCCTTGG ACGATGTGTTCCTGCCCAAGGACATGGATGGGGTGGAAATGGATGAGACTGACCGGGAGGTGGAGTATTTCAAGAG GTTCTGTTTGGATTCTGCAAAGCAAACGCGTCAGAAAGTTGCTGTGAACTGGACCAACTTCAGCCTCAAGAAAACCACTCCCAGCACAGCTCAGTGA
- the FAM193B gene encoding protein FAM193B isoform X7, with protein MPKLVKNLLGEMPLWVCQSCRKSMEEDERQTGREHAVAISLSHTSCKSQSCGGDSHSSSSSSSSSSSSSSSCHGNSGDWDPSSFLSAHKLSGLWNSPHSSGAVPGSSLGSPPSIPGEVFPISEHHRHSDLTAPPNSPTGHHPQPALLIPSHPGSFGSPPHPHLLPTTPAAPFPAQVSECPIAVAAAPHTPGPCQSPHLPSTSMPLLKMPPPFSGCSHPCSGHCSGHCNGPLLPPPSSQQLTSTHSRDPGCKGHKFTHSGLTCQLPQPCEADEGLGEEEDSSSERSSCTSSSTHQRDGKFCDCCYCEFFGHNAPPAAPTSRNYTEIREKLRSRLTRRKEELPMKGGALGGIPGEPAVDHRDVDELLEFINSTEPKVPNSARAAKRARHKLKKKEKEKAQLAAEALKQANRSVSGSRELRPARERLLKWPDQELDRVNSFLSSRLQEIKNTVKDSICASFSVCELSMNSNDFTKEGAAEPEPQSLAPSNLNGSSEQRPDINLDLSPLTLGSPQNHMLHAPGEPAPQWAEMRSLHPPWTEVRGPPPGIPENGLVRRLNTVPNLSRVIWVKTPKPGNPSSEELSVKEVPGCKQELPEPVASGGKPRKGKRQGSQAKKSKVSPAPQSPACLETPSAKGQTPSPKQPSKAPEPPRVDSCAKAGEGSQGTQPGPGWASSPKADKQKGSSWQNWPGEAKARPLEQESVQPPGPARPQSLPQGKARSRRSRNKQEKSASSLDDVFLPKDMDGVEMDETDREVEYFKRFCLDSAKQTRQKVAVNWTNFSLKKTTPSTAQ; from the exons ATGCCAAAGCTCGTCAAGAATCTCCTAGGCGAGATGCCTCTATGGGTCTGCCAGAGTTGCCGAAAGAGCATGGAGGAAGATGAAAGGCAGACAGGTCGAGAACATGCAGTGGCG atCTCCTTGTCACACACATCCTGCAAATCGCAGTCTTGTGGGGGTGACTCTCATTCCTCTTCGTCCTCCTCTTCATCGTCCTCATCCTCGTCCTCCTCCTGCCATGGGAACTCAGGGGACTGGGATCCCAGCTCGTTCCTGTCAGCACATAAGCTCTCGGGCCTCTGGAACTCCCCGCACTCCAGTGGGGCCGTGCCAGGCAGCTCGCTCGGGAGTCCTCCTTCCATCCCTG GTGAGGTTTTCCCCATCTCGGAGCACCACCGGCACTCAGACCTCACTGCTCCACCTAACAGCCCCACCGGCCACCACCCCCAGCCAGCGCTGCTGATCCCATCTCACCCCGGATCCTTTGGCTCACCACCCCACCCGCACCTGCTGCCCACCACCCCGGCAGCACCTTTCCCTGCCCAGGTTTCAGAATGCCCTATTGCCGTGGCTGCTGCCCCCCATACCCCAGGGCCATGTCAGAGCCCCCACCTTCCCTCCACTAGCATGCCGCTCCTGAAGATGCCTCCACCATTCTCGGGTTGCAGCCACCCCTGTAGTGGGCATTGCAGCGGGCACTGCAACGggcccctcctcccaccacccAGCTCTCAGCAGCTCACTAGcactcacag CAGGGACCCTGGGTGCAAGGGGCACAAGTTTACCCATAGTGGCCTGACCTGCCAGCTGCCCCAGCCCTGCGAGGCAGACGAGGGGCTGGGCGAGGAAGAGGACAGCAGCTCAGAGCGTAGCTCCTGCACCTCATCCTCCACCCACCAGAGAGATGGGAAGTTCTGTGACTGCTGCTACTGTGAGTTCTTCGGCCACAATGCG ccacccgcTGCCCCGACGAGTCGGAATTATACCGAGATCCGAGAGAAGCTCCGCTCAAGGCTGACCAGGCGGAAAGAGGAGCTGCCCATGAAGGGGGGCGCCCTGGGCGGGATCCCTGGGGAGCCCGCCGTGGACCACCGAGATGTGGATGAGCTACTGGAATTCATCAACAGCACGGAGCCCAAAGTCCCCAACAGTGCCAGGGCTGCCAAGCGGGCCCGGcacaaactgaaaaagaag GAAAAGGAGAAGGCCCAGTTGGCAGCAGAAGCTCTAAAGCAGGCAAATCGTAGTGTTTCTGGAAGCCGGGAGCTGAGGCCTGCCAGGGAGAGGCTCTTGAAGTGGCCCGATCAGGAGCTGGATCGGGTCAACAGCTTTCTGAGCAGCCGTCTACAGGAGATCAAGAACACTGTCAAGGACTCCATCTGCGCCAGCTTCAGTGTGTGTGAGCTCAGCATGAATAGCAATGACTTCACTAAAGAGGGGGCTGCTGAGCCAGAGCCTCAGAGTCTAGCCCCCTCAAACCTCAATGGCTCCTCAGAGCAACGGCCTGACATTAACCTTGACCTGTCCCCTTTGACTTTGGGCTCCCCTCAGAACCATATGTTACACGCTCCAGGCGAGCCAGCCCCACAATGGGCAGAAATGAGAAGTCTCCACCCACCATGGACAGAGGTGAGGGGCCCCCCTCCTGGTATCCCTGAGAATGGGTTAGTGAGGAGACTCAACACCGTGCCCAACCTGTCCCGGGTGATCTGGGTCAAGACACCCAAGCCAGGTAACCCTAGCTCTGAGGAGCTAAGTGTAAAGGAGGTCCCTGGTTGCAAGCAGGAGCTGCCTGAGCCTGTGGCCTCAGGTGGCAAGCCACGGAAGGGCAAGAGACAGGGTAGTCAGGCCAAGAAGAGCAAGGTGAGCCCAGCTCCCCAGTCCCCAGCCTGCCTTGAGACTCCCAGTGCCAAGGGCCAGACCCCCAGCCCCAAGCAGCCAAGCAAGGCCCCAGAGCCTCCCAGAGTGGACAGCTGTGCCAAGGCTGGAGAAGGGAGCCAGGGGACCCAACCAGGACCAGGCTGGGCTAGCAGCCCCAAAGCTGACAAGCAGAAGGGCAGCTCCTGGCAGAACTGGCCAGGTGAAGCCAAGGCACGGCCTCTGGAgcaggagtctgtgcagcccccAGGCCCAGCAAGGCCACAGAGCTTGCCACAGGGCAAGGCCCGCAGCCGCCGGAGCCGCAACAAGCAGGAGAAGTCAGCCTCCTCCTTGG ACGATGTGTTCCTGCCCAAGGACATGGATGGGGTGGAAATGGATGAGACTGACCGGGAGGTGGAGTATTTCAAGAG GTTCTGTTTGGATTCTGCAAAGCAAACGCGTCAGAAAGTTGCTGTGAACTGGACCAACTTCAGCCTCAAGAAAACCACTCCCAGCACAGCTCAGTGA
- the FAM193B gene encoding protein FAM193B isoform X6: MTRRRSRPSGGAGRRERARAAGPQKPQAPEPPPPPSLEAGAGAGPPEAPAEPYRDGPREEDDPSLAPGPQVPPTSNQSVQTCCLLCHRERKGWEEGPSQNGLVLQGEKLPPDFMPKLVKNLLGEMPLWVCQSCRKSMEEDERQTGREHAVAISLSHTSCKSQSCGGDSHSSSSSSSSSSSSSSSCHGNSGDWDPSSFLSAHKLSGLWNSPHSSGAVPGSSLGSPPSIPGEVFPISEHHRHSDLTAPPNSPTGHHPQPALLIPSHPGSFGSPPHPHLLPTTPAAPFPAQVSECPIAVAAAPHTPGPCQSPHLPSTSMPLLKMPPPFSGCSHPCSGHCSGHCNGPLLPPPSSQQLTSTHRDPGCKGHKFTHSGLTCQLPQPCEADEGLGEEEDSSSERSSCTSSSTHQRDGKFCDCCYCEFFGHNAEKEKAQLAAEALKQANRSVSGSRELRPARERLLKWPDQELDRVNSFLSSRLQEIKNTVKDSICASFSVCELSMNSNDFTKEGAAEPEPQSLAPSNLNGSSEQRPDINLDLSPLTLGSPQNHMLHAPGEPAPQWAEMRSLHPPWTEVRGPPPGIPENGLVRRLNTVPNLSRVIWVKTPKPGNPSSEELSVKEVPGCKQELPEPVASGGKPRKGKRQGSQAKKSKVSPAPQSPACLETPSAKGQTPSPKQPSKAPEPPRVDSCAKAGEGSQGTQPGPGWASSPKADKQKGSSWQNWPGEAKARPLEQESVQPPGPARPQSLPQGKARSRRSRNKQEKSASSLDDVFLPKDMDGVEMDETDREVEYFKRFCLDSAKQTRQKVAVNWTNFSLKKTTPSTAQ, from the exons GTTCCCCCCACCTCCAACCAGTCTGTGCAGACTTGCTGCCTGCTGTGTCACCGGGAACGCAAAGGCTGGGAAGAAGGCCCTTCCCAAAATGGACTGGTGTTGCAGGGTGAGAAGCTGCCCCCTGACTTCATGCCAAAGCTCGTCAAGAATCTCCTAGGCGAGATGCCTCTATGGGTCTGCCAGAGTTGCCGAAAGAGCATGGAGGAAGATGAAAGGCAGACAGGTCGAGAACATGCAGTGGCG atCTCCTTGTCACACACATCCTGCAAATCGCAGTCTTGTGGGGGTGACTCTCATTCCTCTTCGTCCTCCTCTTCATCGTCCTCATCCTCGTCCTCCTCCTGCCATGGGAACTCAGGGGACTGGGATCCCAGCTCGTTCCTGTCAGCACATAAGCTCTCGGGCCTCTGGAACTCCCCGCACTCCAGTGGGGCCGTGCCAGGCAGCTCGCTCGGGAGTCCTCCTTCCATCCCTG GTGAGGTTTTCCCCATCTCGGAGCACCACCGGCACTCAGACCTCACTGCTCCACCTAACAGCCCCACCGGCCACCACCCCCAGCCAGCGCTGCTGATCCCATCTCACCCCGGATCCTTTGGCTCACCACCCCACCCGCACCTGCTGCCCACCACCCCGGCAGCACCTTTCCCTGCCCAGGTTTCAGAATGCCCTATTGCCGTGGCTGCTGCCCCCCATACCCCAGGGCCATGTCAGAGCCCCCACCTTCCCTCCACTAGCATGCCGCTCCTGAAGATGCCTCCACCATTCTCGGGTTGCAGCCACCCCTGTAGTGGGCATTGCAGCGGGCACTGCAACGggcccctcctcccaccacccAGCTCTCAGCAGCTCACTAGcactcacag GGACCCTGGGTGCAAGGGGCACAAGTTTACCCATAGTGGCCTGACCTGCCAGCTGCCCCAGCCCTGCGAGGCAGACGAGGGGCTGGGCGAGGAAGAGGACAGCAGCTCAGAGCGTAGCTCCTGCACCTCATCCTCCACCCACCAGAGAGATGGGAAGTTCTGTGACTGCTGCTACTGTGAGTTCTTCGGCCACAATGCG GAAAAGGAGAAGGCCCAGTTGGCAGCAGAAGCTCTAAAGCAGGCAAATCGTAGTGTTTCTGGAAGCCGGGAGCTGAGGCCTGCCAGGGAGAGGCTCTTGAAGTGGCCCGATCAGGAGCTGGATCGGGTCAACAGCTTTCTGAGCAGCCGTCTACAGGAGATCAAGAACACTGTCAAGGACTCCATCTGCGCCAGCTTCAGTGTGTGTGAGCTCAGCATGAATAGCAATGACTTCACTAAAGAGGGGGCTGCTGAGCCAGAGCCTCAGAGTCTAGCCCCCTCAAACCTCAATGGCTCCTCAGAGCAACGGCCTGACATTAACCTTGACCTGTCCCCTTTGACTTTGGGCTCCCCTCAGAACCATATGTTACACGCTCCAGGCGAGCCAGCCCCACAATGGGCAGAAATGAGAAGTCTCCACCCACCATGGACAGAGGTGAGGGGCCCCCCTCCTGGTATCCCTGAGAATGGGTTAGTGAGGAGACTCAACACCGTGCCCAACCTGTCCCGGGTGATCTGGGTCAAGACACCCAAGCCAGGTAACCCTAGCTCTGAGGAGCTAAGTGTAAAGGAGGTCCCTGGTTGCAAGCAGGAGCTGCCTGAGCCTGTGGCCTCAGGTGGCAAGCCACGGAAGGGCAAGAGACAGGGTAGTCAGGCCAAGAAGAGCAAGGTGAGCCCAGCTCCCCAGTCCCCAGCCTGCCTTGAGACTCCCAGTGCCAAGGGCCAGACCCCCAGCCCCAAGCAGCCAAGCAAGGCCCCAGAGCCTCCCAGAGTGGACAGCTGTGCCAAGGCTGGAGAAGGGAGCCAGGGGACCCAACCAGGACCAGGCTGGGCTAGCAGCCCCAAAGCTGACAAGCAGAAGGGCAGCTCCTGGCAGAACTGGCCAGGTGAAGCCAAGGCACGGCCTCTGGAgcaggagtctgtgcagcccccAGGCCCAGCAAGGCCACAGAGCTTGCCACAGGGCAAGGCCCGCAGCCGCCGGAGCCGCAACAAGCAGGAGAAGTCAGCCTCCTCCTTGG ACGATGTGTTCCTGCCCAAGGACATGGATGGGGTGGAAATGGATGAGACTGACCGGGAGGTGGAGTATTTCAAGAG GTTCTGTTTGGATTCTGCAAAGCAAACGCGTCAGAAAGTTGCTGTGAACTGGACCAACTTCAGCCTCAAGAAAACCACTCCCAGCACAGCTCAGTGA
- the FAM193B gene encoding protein FAM193B isoform X5: MTRRRSRPSGGAGRRERARAAGPQKPQAPEPPPPPSLEAGAGAGPPEAPAEPYRDGPREEDDPSLAPGPQVPPTSNQSVQTCCLLCHRERKGWEEGPSQNGLVLQGEKLPPDFMPKLVKNLLGEMPLWVCQSCRKSMEEDERQTGREHAVAISLSHTSCKSQSCGGDSHSSSSSSSSSSSSSSSCHGNSGDWDPSSFLSAHKLSGLWNSPHSSGAVPGSSLGSPPSIPGEVFPISEHHRHSDLTAPPNSPTGHHPQPALLIPSHPGSFGSPPHPHLLPTTPAAPFPAQVSECPIAVAAAPHTPGPCQSPHLPSTSMPLLKMPPPFSGCSHPCSGHCSGHCNGPLLPPPSSQQLTSTHSRDPGCKGHKFTHSGLTCQLPQPCEADEGLGEEEDSSSERSSCTSSSTHQRDGKFCDCCYCEFFGHNAEKEKAQLAAEALKQANRSVSGSRELRPARERLLKWPDQELDRVNSFLSSRLQEIKNTVKDSICASFSVCELSMNSNDFTKEGAAEPEPQSLAPSNLNGSSEQRPDINLDLSPLTLGSPQNHMLHAPGEPAPQWAEMRSLHPPWTEVRGPPPGIPENGLVRRLNTVPNLSRVIWVKTPKPGNPSSEELSVKEVPGCKQELPEPVASGGKPRKGKRQGSQAKKSKVSPAPQSPACLETPSAKGQTPSPKQPSKAPEPPRVDSCAKAGEGSQGTQPGPGWASSPKADKQKGSSWQNWPGEAKARPLEQESVQPPGPARPQSLPQGKARSRRSRNKQEKSASSLDDVFLPKDMDGVEMDETDREVEYFKRFCLDSAKQTRQKVAVNWTNFSLKKTTPSTAQ; this comes from the exons GTTCCCCCCACCTCCAACCAGTCTGTGCAGACTTGCTGCCTGCTGTGTCACCGGGAACGCAAAGGCTGGGAAGAAGGCCCTTCCCAAAATGGACTGGTGTTGCAGGGTGAGAAGCTGCCCCCTGACTTCATGCCAAAGCTCGTCAAGAATCTCCTAGGCGAGATGCCTCTATGGGTCTGCCAGAGTTGCCGAAAGAGCATGGAGGAAGATGAAAGGCAGACAGGTCGAGAACATGCAGTGGCG atCTCCTTGTCACACACATCCTGCAAATCGCAGTCTTGTGGGGGTGACTCTCATTCCTCTTCGTCCTCCTCTTCATCGTCCTCATCCTCGTCCTCCTCCTGCCATGGGAACTCAGGGGACTGGGATCCCAGCTCGTTCCTGTCAGCACATAAGCTCTCGGGCCTCTGGAACTCCCCGCACTCCAGTGGGGCCGTGCCAGGCAGCTCGCTCGGGAGTCCTCCTTCCATCCCTG GTGAGGTTTTCCCCATCTCGGAGCACCACCGGCACTCAGACCTCACTGCTCCACCTAACAGCCCCACCGGCCACCACCCCCAGCCAGCGCTGCTGATCCCATCTCACCCCGGATCCTTTGGCTCACCACCCCACCCGCACCTGCTGCCCACCACCCCGGCAGCACCTTTCCCTGCCCAGGTTTCAGAATGCCCTATTGCCGTGGCTGCTGCCCCCCATACCCCAGGGCCATGTCAGAGCCCCCACCTTCCCTCCACTAGCATGCCGCTCCTGAAGATGCCTCCACCATTCTCGGGTTGCAGCCACCCCTGTAGTGGGCATTGCAGCGGGCACTGCAACGggcccctcctcccaccacccAGCTCTCAGCAGCTCACTAGcactcacag CAGGGACCCTGGGTGCAAGGGGCACAAGTTTACCCATAGTGGCCTGACCTGCCAGCTGCCCCAGCCCTGCGAGGCAGACGAGGGGCTGGGCGAGGAAGAGGACAGCAGCTCAGAGCGTAGCTCCTGCACCTCATCCTCCACCCACCAGAGAGATGGGAAGTTCTGTGACTGCTGCTACTGTGAGTTCTTCGGCCACAATGCG GAAAAGGAGAAGGCCCAGTTGGCAGCAGAAGCTCTAAAGCAGGCAAATCGTAGTGTTTCTGGAAGCCGGGAGCTGAGGCCTGCCAGGGAGAGGCTCTTGAAGTGGCCCGATCAGGAGCTGGATCGGGTCAACAGCTTTCTGAGCAGCCGTCTACAGGAGATCAAGAACACTGTCAAGGACTCCATCTGCGCCAGCTTCAGTGTGTGTGAGCTCAGCATGAATAGCAATGACTTCACTAAAGAGGGGGCTGCTGAGCCAGAGCCTCAGAGTCTAGCCCCCTCAAACCTCAATGGCTCCTCAGAGCAACGGCCTGACATTAACCTTGACCTGTCCCCTTTGACTTTGGGCTCCCCTCAGAACCATATGTTACACGCTCCAGGCGAGCCAGCCCCACAATGGGCAGAAATGAGAAGTCTCCACCCACCATGGACAGAGGTGAGGGGCCCCCCTCCTGGTATCCCTGAGAATGGGTTAGTGAGGAGACTCAACACCGTGCCCAACCTGTCCCGGGTGATCTGGGTCAAGACACCCAAGCCAGGTAACCCTAGCTCTGAGGAGCTAAGTGTAAAGGAGGTCCCTGGTTGCAAGCAGGAGCTGCCTGAGCCTGTGGCCTCAGGTGGCAAGCCACGGAAGGGCAAGAGACAGGGTAGTCAGGCCAAGAAGAGCAAGGTGAGCCCAGCTCCCCAGTCCCCAGCCTGCCTTGAGACTCCCAGTGCCAAGGGCCAGACCCCCAGCCCCAAGCAGCCAAGCAAGGCCCCAGAGCCTCCCAGAGTGGACAGCTGTGCCAAGGCTGGAGAAGGGAGCCAGGGGACCCAACCAGGACCAGGCTGGGCTAGCAGCCCCAAAGCTGACAAGCAGAAGGGCAGCTCCTGGCAGAACTGGCCAGGTGAAGCCAAGGCACGGCCTCTGGAgcaggagtctgtgcagcccccAGGCCCAGCAAGGCCACAGAGCTTGCCACAGGGCAAGGCCCGCAGCCGCCGGAGCCGCAACAAGCAGGAGAAGTCAGCCTCCTCCTTGG ACGATGTGTTCCTGCCCAAGGACATGGATGGGGTGGAAATGGATGAGACTGACCGGGAGGTGGAGTATTTCAAGAG GTTCTGTTTGGATTCTGCAAAGCAAACGCGTCAGAAAGTTGCTGTGAACTGGACCAACTTCAGCCTCAAGAAAACCACTCCCAGCACAGCTCAGTGA